In the Bacillota bacterium genome, one interval contains:
- a CDS encoding protein arginine kinase: MMQDHLNTAYTKWMEGTGPYAHIVISSRIRLARNLSDYVFPYLQSPEKAREVIGLARRALSTPGVRQKIGAFTSAALKGLSPLDRQILVEKHLISPQHAGDEGEGRGIILRDDEAVSVMVNEEDHLRIQVLFPALQLDAAWELANQVDDALESKLEFAYDEQYGYLTCCPTNVGTGLRASVMMHLPALVMTNQASRVFTALAKLGLVVRGLYGEGTEAKGNLFQISNQITLGPREEEINGNLTAVSKQVIEQEELARESLQKEKGARLKDRVFRSYGILTNAYIISSEEAMDLLSNLRLGLDLGLLRNLDNRTLNELLVRTRPAFLQKLAGRETDAFNRDFMRAAIIREALAGS, from the coding sequence ATGATGCAGGACCATCTCAATACTGCGTACACAAAGTGGATGGAGGGCACGGGGCCTTACGCCCACATCGTGATAAGCAGCCGTATCCGGCTGGCGCGGAACCTGAGCGATTATGTCTTTCCGTATCTGCAGTCCCCGGAGAAGGCGCGCGAGGTTATCGGTCTCGCCCGCAGAGCGCTGTCTACCCCCGGGGTCCGTCAGAAAATAGGGGCATTCACTTCCGCAGCGCTAAAGGGGTTATCCCCTTTAGACAGGCAGATCCTGGTGGAGAAGCACCTGATCAGCCCCCAGCATGCCGGGGATGAGGGGGAGGGGCGGGGAATTATTCTCCGGGATGACGAAGCCGTTAGCGTGATGGTGAATGAGGAGGATCACCTCCGGATTCAGGTGCTCTTTCCCGCCCTCCAACTGGATGCCGCCTGGGAACTGGCCAACCAGGTGGACGACGCCCTTGAGAGCAAGCTTGAATTTGCCTACGACGAACAGTACGGTTACCTGACCTGTTGCCCTACAAATGTAGGGACGGGCCTGCGGGCTTCGGTCATGATGCACCTTCCCGCCCTCGTCATGACGAATCAGGCAAGCCGGGTTTTTACGGCCCTGGCAAAACTGGGGCTTGTGGTGCGGGGGCTTTACGGGGAAGGGACCGAGGCAAAAGGAAATCTGTTCCAGATTTCCAACCAGATTACCCTGGGGCCCCGTGAAGAAGAAATAAACGGTAATCTGACGGCTGTCAGCAAGCAGGTTATCGAGCAGGAGGAGCTTGCGCGGGAAAGCCTGCAAAAAGAAAAGGGGGCCCGGCTCAAAGACAGGGTCTTCCGGTCTTACGGAATCCTCACCAATGCCTACATTATCAGTTCAGAAGAGGCAATGGACCTCCTTTCTAATTTGCGTCTCGGTCTGGACCTGGGACTTTTGCGGAATCTCGATAACAGAACCCTGAACGAGCTGCTGGTGCGGACAAGGCCCGCTTTTCTTCAGAAGCTGGCGGGAAGAGAGACGGACGCCTTCAACCGCGATTTCATGCGGGCGGCGATCATCCGGGAGGCTTTGGCAGGATCATGA
- a CDS encoding UPF0182 family protein — MQRRVRLILSVVIAIALALVFSIAGIWADYMWFASLGYQRTFWTLLFTRFSVGSAVFVFAFLFFWLNFWYARRCLPQQQIRLLHSRVIELGENFTRHFLFSRAGTWLLLGFSAFLALLLAGQAGSQWELIQKFLHATPFGTTDPIFGLDVGFYVFKLPFYQLLRALLATALILVFVFAGFAYLVLASGEFLAGRWRVFSPVKLHLALLAAGLLVVKAWDYRLRAYELLLSPGGAFFGAGYADIQARLPALQILTVLALLAALILFVGILRGRLRPIILSIGALVLAALLLGGVYPGLVQKFQVEPNEFSREKKYLEYNIAATRSAYGLEKVEHRKLDSDSPNEGQAVLAAYEDTITNLRLWDYRPLKQVYNQLQQLRRYYRFEDVDIDRYEIDGEYRQVMLSARELDQKSLPERAQTWVNRRLQYTHGYGLVMSPVNEKSPQGLPVFMVQDIPPKAGPQELKISRPEIYFGELTGNMVVVNTKAGEFDYPAGQENVYTSYQGAGGVQLSNVWRRLLYAVYFRDPRLLLTADLTPESRILYNRTVQDARRLAPYLKYDRDPYPVLAGGRIYWMWDAYTATDRYPYAEPHGNLNYLRNSVKIVVDAYEGRTTFYISDSNDPVVKTYSKIFPDLYRPLEEMPQDLRPHIRYPVDLFQVQSSIYAVYHITDARVFYNREDEWAIPSEKHTEASQQMEPYYTVVQLPEGGEAEFLLVLPFTPAKRENLIAWMAARCDGSRYGDLVVYEFTKDAHVYGPMQVEASIDQDPDISQQLTLWSQYGSEVIRGNLITVPVAGRMLYVEPLFLQAEESSLPELSRVIAFYEGRVVMDKDLKGALNRLFASPDGASPAAPDSQQQPQPVPLPQGMADLARRAHDLYREAVDRQRAGDWAGYGKALDELGQILNRMVKENTPGQG; from the coding sequence ATGCAGCGGCGTGTGCGGCTTATCCTGAGCGTTGTAATTGCGATCGCCCTGGCCCTTGTCTTCAGTATTGCAGGTATTTGGGCGGATTATATGTGGTTTGCTTCCCTTGGGTACCAAAGGACCTTCTGGACTTTACTCTTTACCCGCTTTAGCGTTGGTTCAGCGGTTTTTGTTTTCGCTTTTCTCTTCTTCTGGCTGAACTTCTGGTACGCCCGGCGCTGTTTGCCCCAACAGCAGATACGTTTGCTCCACAGCCGGGTTATTGAGCTGGGGGAAAATTTTACCCGCCATTTTCTGTTCTCCCGCGCCGGTACGTGGTTGCTGCTGGGGTTCAGTGCATTTTTAGCGCTCTTGCTGGCCGGACAGGCAGGTTCCCAGTGGGAACTAATCCAGAAGTTTCTTCACGCCACTCCCTTCGGCACGACAGACCCGATCTTCGGCCTGGACGTAGGTTTTTACGTCTTTAAGCTCCCTTTTTACCAACTGCTCCGGGCGCTGCTGGCCACGGCCTTGATCCTGGTCTTTGTTTTTGCCGGTTTCGCCTATTTGGTCCTGGCGTCAGGGGAGTTTCTGGCAGGGAGGTGGCGGGTATTCTCGCCGGTAAAGCTGCACCTCGCCCTCCTCGCCGCCGGCCTGCTGGTGGTTAAGGCGTGGGATTACCGCCTGCGGGCATATGAGTTGCTGCTTTCTCCCGGCGGAGCTTTTTTCGGCGCCGGCTACGCCGATATCCAGGCCAGGCTCCCGGCGCTGCAGATCCTGACGGTGCTCGCCTTGCTGGCAGCGCTAATTTTATTTGTCGGCATCCTGCGCGGGCGGTTGCGGCCGATTATTTTAAGCATCGGCGCCCTGGTTCTGGCCGCGCTTCTCCTGGGAGGTGTTTACCCGGGACTTGTGCAGAAATTCCAGGTTGAGCCCAATGAATTCAGCCGGGAGAAAAAGTATCTCGAATACAACATCGCGGCTACCCGGAGCGCATATGGCCTGGAAAAGGTCGAGCACAGGAAACTCGACTCGGATTCCCCGAATGAAGGCCAGGCGGTACTGGCGGCATATGAGGATACCATCACGAATCTCCGCCTCTGGGATTACCGTCCTTTGAAACAGGTATACAACCAGTTGCAGCAGCTCCGCCGTTATTACCGTTTTGAGGACGTGGACATTGACCGCTATGAAATAGACGGGGAGTATCGCCAGGTGATGCTCTCGGCGCGCGAACTCGACCAGAAGAGTCTTCCCGAGCGCGCCCAAACCTGGGTAAACCGCCGCCTGCAGTATACCCATGGCTACGGGCTGGTCATGAGCCCTGTTAATGAGAAAAGTCCCCAGGGCCTGCCGGTATTTATGGTGCAGGATATACCGCCTAAGGCCGGGCCGCAAGAGCTCAAGATCTCTCGCCCGGAGATCTACTTCGGCGAGCTTACCGGCAACATGGTCGTCGTGAATACAAAAGCGGGGGAGTTTGACTACCCCGCGGGCCAGGAAAACGTTTATACCAGTTACCAGGGGGCAGGGGGCGTACAGTTGAGCAATGTATGGCGGCGCCTGCTGTATGCTGTGTATTTCCGGGATCCCCGCCTGCTTCTGACGGCGGATCTTACCCCTGAGAGCCGGATTCTCTACAACCGCACCGTTCAGGATGCCCGCCGCCTGGCACCCTACCTGAAATATGACAGGGATCCCTACCCGGTGCTTGCCGGGGGCCGGATTTACTGGATGTGGGATGCTTATACCGCAACCGATCGCTATCCCTATGCGGAGCCCCACGGTAACCTGAACTATCTTCGCAACTCCGTGAAAATCGTAGTGGATGCGTATGAGGGGCGCACTACTTTCTACATCAGCGACTCCAACGACCCGGTAGTTAAGACTTACAGCAAGATTTTTCCGGATCTCTACCGCCCCCTGGAGGAGATGCCGCAGGACTTGCGCCCCCACATCCGCTACCCGGTGGACCTGTTTCAAGTTCAGTCCTCTATTTATGCTGTTTACCACATTACAGATGCGCGGGTCTTTTACAACCGGGAGGACGAGTGGGCAATTCCCTCTGAAAAGCATACGGAAGCAAGCCAGCAGATGGAACCCTACTATACCGTTGTGCAACTGCCGGAAGGAGGGGAGGCGGAATTTTTGCTGGTGCTTCCTTTTACGCCTGCAAAGCGGGAAAACCTGATCGCCTGGATGGCCGCGCGCTGTGACGGTTCACGCTACGGAGATTTGGTGGTCTATGAGTTTACTAAAGATGCTCACGTGTACGGGCCGATGCAGGTAGAAGCCAGCATCGATCAGGATCCGGACATTTCCCAACAATTGACCCTCTGGAGCCAGTATGGCTCCGAGGTAATCAGAGGAAATCTGATTACCGTACCCGTGGCCGGAAGAATGCTCTACGTCGAACCACTTTTCCTGCAGGCGGAAGAGAGCAGTTTGCCTGAACTCAGCCGGGTCATCGCCTTCTATGAGGGCCGCGTGGTCATGGATAAAGACCTAAAGGGAGCTTTGAACAGACTGTTTGCGTCACCGGATGGGGCGTCTCCCGCCGCACCGGACTCGCAGCAGCAGCCGCAGCCGGTACCACTTCCCCAGGGAATGGCCGATCTTGCCCGGCGCGCCCACGACCTTTACAGAGAGGCGGTTGACAGGCAGCGCGCGGGGGACTGGGCCGGTTACGGCAAGGCCCTCGACGAGCTTGGTCAAATTTTAAACAGGATGGTCAAGGAAAACACACCCGGCCAGGGTTAA
- a CDS encoding CtsR family transcriptional regulator, whose translation MSLVAAIEAYLKELLRRSPQGWVEVRRKEIAEKFACVPSQVTYVLNTRFDIRHGYLVESRRGGGGCIRICRLEPASGYPGRIGRKVSRSEVLSGDFQGALRVLAEKGLLTERELALLSVVFRALETSVSVDDWSYLKLQILREIMAAGGFR comes from the coding sequence ATGAGTCTTGTTGCCGCGATTGAAGCTTATCTCAAGGAACTATTAAGACGGAGCCCCCAGGGATGGGTTGAAGTCAGGCGGAAAGAGATCGCAGAAAAGTTCGCCTGTGTTCCCTCCCAGGTTACGTATGTCCTGAATACCCGTTTCGACATCCGGCACGGGTATCTTGTGGAAAGCCGCCGGGGCGGGGGTGGTTGTATCAGGATTTGCAGGCTGGAACCCGCATCCGGATACCCGGGCAGAATTGGGAGGAAAGTTTCGCGGAGCGAAGTCCTGAGCGGGGATTTCCAGGGTGCGTTGCGGGTCCTGGCCGAAAAGGGGCTCTTGACGGAGCGGGAGCTTGCCCTCCTGAGCGTTGTTTTCCGCGCCCTGGAAACGAGTGTTTCGGTTGATGACTGGAGTTATCTTAAGCTCCAAATTCTCAGGGAGATCATGGCAGCGGGAGGTTTCAGGTAA
- a CDS encoding UvrB/UvrC motif-containing protein: MYCEECGERPATVHLTKIQNNKKTELHLCEECARHNHEFPFNLEPNFSIHKFLAGLLDGAPLGVTPVASPQCPKCKLTYGQFSQVGRFGCSDCYQTFSKWLGPLFRRVQGNSRHGGKLPRRTGGKLKFKQEIERLREELQNAIRAEAYERAAQLRDRIRTLEQKIEQGGGKE, from the coding sequence GTGTATTGCGAAGAATGCGGGGAAAGACCGGCCACGGTCCACCTCACGAAAATTCAAAACAATAAAAAGACGGAGCTCCACCTCTGCGAAGAATGCGCTCGGCACAATCACGAGTTCCCTTTTAACCTTGAGCCCAATTTTTCGATCCACAAGTTCCTCGCGGGCTTATTGGACGGCGCTCCGCTCGGGGTCACACCTGTTGCCAGTCCCCAGTGCCCGAAATGCAAGCTTACTTATGGACAGTTCAGTCAGGTCGGGCGTTTCGGATGCAGCGATTGTTATCAAACCTTCAGCAAGTGGCTTGGCCCCCTGTTCCGCAGGGTCCAGGGAAACAGCCGTCACGGAGGTAAGCTACCCCGGCGAACCGGGGGAAAGCTGAAATTCAAACAGGAAATTGAACGCTTGCGGGAAGAACTCCAGAACGCCATCCGGGCAGAGGCCTACGAGCGGGCGGCCCAACTGAGGGATCGCATCCGCACCCTAGAGCAAAAAATCGAGCAGGGTGGGGGGAAAGAGTAA
- a CDS encoding ATP-dependent Clp protease ATP-binding subunit: MFGRFTERAQKVFLLAQEEARRLKHPAVGTEHLLLGLLREGEGIAAKALQTLGVDLQKVRQEVEKVVTPGETRAGEEVGLTPRAKKVLELAHEEGRRQGVSYVGTEHILLGLIREGEGVAARVLIGQGLSLDKVRRQVLMLLGGIGPVPPGHPHAGMAKARSQTPTLDDLGRDLTQLAREGKLDPVIGRDREIERVIQVLSRRTKNNPCLIGEPGVGKTAVAEGLAQRIVEGKVPEILADKRVVTLDMSAVVAGTKYRGEFEERLKRVIDEIRNAGNIILFIDEVHTLVGAGAAEGAIDAANILKPALARGELQCIGATTLDEYRKHIEKDAALERRFQPVTIGEPTVEETIDILRGLRDRYEAHHRVKITDSALKAAARLSDRYITDRFLPDKAIDLMDEAASRVRLRAYTAPPAVKELEEKLEKIQKEKEAAVVSQEFEKAAALRDQEQQVREELEKNKNNWAQRKELDQSIVTEEDIAAIVSSWTGIPVSKLREEETERLLRMEEILHRRVIGQEEAVKAVSRAIRRARAGLKDPKRPIGSFIFLGPTGVGKTELARALAEALFGDEEAMIRFDMSEYMEKHTVSRLLGAPPGYVGYEEAGQLTEAVRRRPYSVVLFDEIEKAHPDVFHVLLQVIEDGRLTDAKGRTVDFRNTVIIMTSNVGAQLIKREGRLGFKAAAREADDSYEAMKERVTEELRRTFRPEFLNRIDEIIVFHSLNEDHMKEIVELMLRDLGKRIAEYNLFLEFTGAAKELLVKKGYDPMYGARPLRRVIQRMVEDRLSEEMLEGKFKAGDEIVVDARDDELTFTPKKVDAPAAF, from the coding sequence ATGTTTGGAAGGTTTACGGAAAGAGCACAGAAGGTATTCTTGCTGGCGCAAGAAGAGGCGCGGAGATTGAAGCATCCGGCAGTAGGAACGGAACACCTGTTGCTGGGTTTACTAAGGGAAGGGGAAGGAATTGCGGCGAAGGCCCTCCAGACCCTTGGGGTTGACCTCCAGAAGGTACGGCAGGAAGTCGAGAAAGTAGTAACACCGGGGGAAACCCGGGCAGGGGAAGAGGTTGGTCTTACTCCCCGTGCCAAAAAGGTTCTCGAACTCGCACATGAAGAAGGACGCCGGCAGGGAGTTAGCTATGTCGGAACCGAACATATCTTGCTGGGGTTGATCCGGGAAGGGGAAGGAGTGGCGGCCCGGGTTTTAATCGGCCAGGGGTTGAGTCTTGATAAAGTCAGGCGCCAGGTTTTAATGCTCCTGGGCGGCATTGGCCCCGTTCCGCCGGGGCATCCCCACGCCGGAATGGCCAAGGCGCGCAGCCAGACCCCGACCCTGGACGACCTGGGGCGGGATCTGACCCAACTCGCCCGCGAAGGGAAGCTTGATCCCGTAATCGGGCGGGACCGGGAAATCGAGCGGGTGATCCAGGTCTTGAGCCGCCGCACCAAAAACAACCCCTGCCTGATCGGGGAGCCCGGTGTCGGCAAGACGGCAGTGGCCGAGGGGCTTGCCCAGCGGATCGTGGAAGGGAAAGTACCCGAGATCCTGGCGGATAAAAGGGTGGTTACCCTGGATATGTCTGCCGTTGTAGCAGGGACCAAGTACCGGGGCGAGTTCGAAGAAAGACTTAAAAGGGTGATTGATGAGATCCGGAACGCCGGAAACATCATTTTATTTATCGATGAGGTTCATACGCTGGTGGGGGCGGGGGCGGCAGAAGGGGCAATTGATGCCGCAAACATTCTTAAACCTGCCCTGGCGCGGGGAGAGCTCCAGTGTATCGGCGCCACGACCCTGGATGAGTACCGGAAGCACATCGAAAAGGACGCCGCTCTTGAACGGCGGTTCCAGCCGGTTACCATCGGGGAGCCCACAGTTGAAGAAACGATCGATATTTTACGCGGCCTGCGCGACCGCTATGAGGCGCACCACCGGGTGAAGATCACCGACAGCGCCCTGAAGGCGGCGGCCCGGCTCTCCGACCGGTATATCACCGACCGTTTCCTGCCGGATAAGGCCATTGACCTGATGGATGAGGCCGCATCCAGGGTGCGCCTGCGGGCCTACACGGCGCCGCCTGCCGTGAAAGAACTGGAGGAAAAGCTTGAGAAAATCCAAAAAGAAAAAGAGGCGGCTGTTGTCAGCCAGGAGTTTGAGAAGGCTGCGGCCTTGAGGGATCAGGAGCAGCAGGTCCGAGAGGAACTGGAAAAGAACAAAAACAATTGGGCACAGCGCAAGGAGCTTGACCAGTCGATTGTGACCGAGGAAGACATCGCCGCAATTGTCTCCAGCTGGACCGGCATTCCCGTCAGCAAGCTGCGGGAAGAGGAAACGGAGCGGCTGCTCCGCATGGAGGAAATCCTGCACCGGCGCGTGATTGGTCAGGAGGAAGCCGTCAAGGCAGTTTCCCGGGCGATCCGCCGGGCGCGTGCCGGGCTCAAGGACCCCAAGCGCCCTATCGGTTCCTTCATCTTCCTCGGACCTACCGGTGTCGGAAAGACGGAACTGGCGCGCGCTCTTGCCGAGGCGCTGTTCGGCGATGAAGAGGCGATGATCCGGTTTGATATGTCCGAGTACATGGAAAAGCACACGGTTTCACGCCTGCTCGGCGCCCCGCCGGGATATGTGGGGTACGAAGAGGCCGGGCAGTTGACCGAAGCCGTCAGGAGGCGTCCCTATTCGGTGGTGCTTTTTGACGAAATCGAGAAGGCTCACCCCGATGTCTTCCACGTGCTGCTGCAGGTGATCGAAGACGGCCGCCTGACGGACGCCAAGGGGCGAACCGTAGACTTCCGGAACACAGTGATCATCATGACCTCGAACGTCGGCGCCCAGCTTATTAAGCGGGAGGGCCGGCTCGGCTTCAAGGCTGCGGCCAGGGAGGCGGACGACAGCTACGAGGCCATGAAGGAGAGGGTCACCGAGGAACTGCGGCGTACCTTCAGGCCCGAGTTCTTGAACCGGATCGATGAAATCATCGTTTTCCATTCCTTGAACGAGGATCACATGAAAGAGATCGTGGAATTGATGCTGCGCGACCTCGGCAAGCGAATCGCGGAATACAACCTATTCCTCGAGTTTACCGGGGCTGCAAAGGAGCTGCTGGTCAAGAAAGGGTATGACCCCATGTACGGAGCGCGCCCGCTGCGCCGGGTGATCCAGCGCATGGTGGAAGACCGGCTCTCCGAAGAGATGCTGGAAGGGAAGTTCAAGGCCGGAGATGAGATCGTCGTCGACGCCAGGGACGACGAGCTGACCTTTACCCCGAAAAAGGTGGATGCCCCGGCCGCTTTCTAA